The following is a genomic window from Daphnia magna isolate NIES linkage group LG4, ASM2063170v1.1, whole genome shotgun sequence.
TGAAGAGGTAGATGCGAGTCTAGGCCGTGTTTGCAATTACACGACGGATTGCGCATATTCTATGCTCAGTTGTCGCTATCTCCGATACATAAAAGACAACATTGTTCAGGTGCGATATTTTCTTGTATTGATTTGTTGGTTAAAAACTAAGAGAAATATCCATTCgttgtattttttgttgtagATTCCGTACGATAACGTAACAGACGCCCTTCAAGCAGGAAAAGACAATGAAGTCTGGGGTTTCTTACATTTCGGACACAACTTTACGGAGGAATTTGAGCTTCGGCAATCTGAAGGGGATTCGGCGAATTTGCAAAACATTATTCGCAGTAGGATTAACGTCAGAATGGACTCTACAAGTCAGTTAATGCTTATTTAGAAATTGTTATGGTTCTATTAATGAAAGCCTATTTTCATGCCTTTTTAGATCAACAAATTGAGGCCTTCATCGAAAAGTGGCTTTTGGAAGGTTTTGGAGACTTCTTCAAAGATTTTATGGTAGCGTGCGGACATGAGCCAGAAGCGGGTTACATCCCAATAGTGGTACGCTATTGTCCTCTTTAAAAACGTTACTGAACGTTCAAAAACTGgacaaaaatatttgtttgttatcgtttctatttttcattgcAGTTCGAAGACCCAATGTATGGGAAAAAAGACACCCCGTATACCGAATTCATGGCTGCTGGCCTCATTATCTCGTAAGTTTTAACTTTATCTCATTACGACTTGTTATTGGAtttcataaaaattttttctgctTAAGGATTATTTATTTCATGGGAGTGTCATTAACTGCTGGCGTCTTCGTCtcggaaagaaaacaaggtcTTCTTGACCGTAGCTTAGTGGCTGGTATGTGTCATGAATATTAAACAAGAATTATAGTGCTGATTACCTGTACATCTTGATTCTAATCAATCTTCCACAGGCGTGCAGATGGTAGAAATTTTGACGGGATATTTGGTCAATCAGTTTACCGTAATGATTGGTCAGACGGCACTGGTTTTCCTAATCATGTTATTGGTCTTTGACACTCCTTGTCATGGGAACTTGGCTTTAGCTGTGCTTGTTACCTTTCTCCAAGGTTTCGTCGGAATGTGTTTTGGTATACATCGATTACTTTAACATTATATTCTATTACTTATTTTCACCAAACTTTTGAAATCAGGTTTGCTGATCGCCACCATGTGCGAAGATGAAATAAGTGCTTTGTGCCTTTCCATGTCCAGTTTTCTCCCGGCTTTAGTTATCAGTGGGGTCTGTTGGCCGATTGAAGGAATGCCGTTCTATCTCCGAAACATCGCCTATAGCATGCCGATGACGTATGCTGTCGAATCTCTGCGGTGTATCTTCACACGAGGATGGGGTGTTGAACATCTCGACGTGGCAGCCGGAATCTTAATAAGCCTTGGTTGGATTATTGGCTTACTGGTTCTTAGCTTAGTGGTTGTACGCTTCCGTAAGTATACAAGTTAGACTTCACTGGCCTGAGAATAAGAAATTCCCCATGATGGCCGGTTTTTGTATATAGCCAACATAACCCCCCTAAATGATCTattatatacattttttcGTCAGAGAAATAGTGAGATGGGTTGCATGTTTTCGTTATAGAAAGTATTTCTCAACTATACCAGCCACTTAGGATTGGGAGACATGGCTGAAAGTTTTACGTTCTATATTTCACGCATTATTGATTTTTGGATCACCTATCTCTCGATTAGCCATTTCACCTGTGTTTTAATTTCATCCACAGTATTTGTGCCATTTTATCTGTTTAATTAATCTGATTTTCTAAAAATACTATAATCTGTTTGATTGTGGTCCTACAGGGAAAACGAGCATGCATTCCATTAATGTTATAGATATATTAATTTCTGAATACTCCATGTTTGAATAAGTCGTTTAGCAATATTCGTCACCCTAATCTAATACAGCGGTGTTGAAAGTCGTGACCTCGTCATAATTATACTTCATAATAAttcatttacatttattaGACTTAGTGGATAGTACcatgaatgaaaattttggaaGTGCTGCTTCTCTCTAGGCTAATCAGAATTGGAATTTTACATTCGTATGCCGTTTAAAATCCTGGCACTTTGTATGGTGAACTGCGATTTTTTATAAGCAGCTCAGAGTCAGTTTTGTTCTTATCCAAGCCGACTAGCAAGAAGTAGCTTATTTATAAGCTGTAAATAATTTTTGgatacaaaattttttattgttcaattgaacaaaactgtaatcaaatttttaaacttgtttacAGGCTTTTGTTACTTTTCGTTCATAGCTAAAGATCGGTTAACTTCCAATTTTTTAATCGATTAAATTCCAAGTGTAAGTTAAAAGTAGTCTGCTTTTCGTGAGAAACTAGTGGAGGGCGTAATACGACCACAACTTTCGCACATTATAAtgaagtgaaaaagaaaaaaaacctttgaTAAGCTGTAAGTTATACAAGCTGATAGCTATTTGTGGTGTGGTGCTATCCGGTTTGGGTTCTCCTTGTTTACTATCCGGAATAGGaagaaattcaaataaaatggCGACTGGCTTAGAATCGCACACTGGAGAAAACGCGAGTGGAATTCGGGAAGGATTTATTTGTCCTATTTGCATGGAAGATTTTGTGACAGATGACAAATTACTTCTTCATTTTGAAGAAGCTCATGATACAGAAGAGGATAAGGATGTTCTTCAGGCATTTAAAGGTGGGCTGGTACAAAGCTGTTCGTAGTCAACACTCATTCATGTTAGACATGTGCAACAGAAACTTTGTTATGTATGTGTCACTTCATTCTGATTGCTTGGCTTCTGAGATATGTGACATTTATGTGGTTTTAATGTATAAAAACCAATCAGTGCAGCATAATGAATAAGTGTGTACTTTTATGCAACATACAAAAAATATCTGTCATTTTCAATGATTTTTTGCGTTCACAGATTTTCTTGGGAAAGCTAAGAAGATCCTGAAGTCTGACAACCCATTTGAAATTCTTGAAAAGGCTCATAGTAAACCTAGCAGTCAGAAAAAGCAGGAACATATTGAATGGGACCCTCAGGATTTTGGTAATTTAACATACTTTATGAATAttgaatttttggtttttatgtCTGACATACGAATGGCAGGTGTAATACGCAGTCATTGGTCGGACTTTCGTAAATTTCGTAGCAACCGCATGGATTTTTACGCCGCAGAAACAAATAAGTTAATCATTAGACTTGATAAAATTGTATCCTGCTTACCCAGTGAGGCCACCAAGAGACGAGAACATGAACAGAGCGTAGTAACTTGGGTTAATGATGAAGATGTACAGTTATGCCCGCAGTGTGCCAAGTCCTTTAACATCCTTCGGCGGAAACATCACTGCAGAGTATGTGGCACTGTTCAATGCCACCAGTGCAGTCAATTTCTCTTGCTGTCATTTGCGAGTACGTATTGGATTATATCAATCCTTTTTTAATGTTCCTTACTAATGTTCCAAGTTTTATTTGTTAGGGAAATTAACGAATCCCAGCTATGTTCCAGCTTTAGATGACGGCAAAGACAAAATACCAAATCCCCCTAAGCGATTAACTCACGCTGCCTTCAATGCCCTTAAACGGACGGGCTCTACCACCTCTTTAACTTCTCTAATCGATACCGATACCGGGGAGGGTCATATTAGggtttgtttttattgcaaACAGGtcagtaaaagaaaatgtgtttcagaatcaaactttttttttcaaattgtgtGATATATTTTTCAGCTTCTTGAACGACGTGAATTGCAAATGGACAGCCGAAGCCAGAACACTGTTATAGCGGAACTGTATACTGAATTGCGAAAGTACATGGAAAAAGGCATGGAGCTCATGCCggtttttttgaaaatgctCGAATCCTTTAGGTATGTTCTATTGAAGGTTATAGGCAAACATATTACCTCAGCCTAGATTATAAACCCCTGTGAATTTTCGTGTATTTTAATGAGAACTCTGGAATGGCTCGCCCATGGTGATAGGGGAAGAGCTGTGTGGTACACTGACGGAGTCCTTGGTgttcaattattattttaagctGAGATAGTAGTCTGCATGTGACAAATACcttgtaaaacaaattttatattatttacaaGTCAAGGTGAATCTACTTACAACCTAAAAGATGCTCAAGATTGTCGTCTCAAGCTACTCAAGATTGCCGAATACGTTGACGGTTATAGGTATCCCATCCCATCTTTCTATTGTCTTTACTTATTACTATCATTATACAAATTGTTGACCCGCCAGTAAAAAAATCCAGTCGTTGGGTATTGACGATGAAAAGAATCCAACGACAGGCACTGCCCTTTCATTGCAACTAAAAATTCGTCTATCTGCCGTAAATTTCCTGAAGGAAAATCTTCTTGGACTACCCAATTTACCTACAGATGAACAACTTATGACGTTACAAGCCGAAAGACGGTAAGACCAAGTACGTGGTTTATCGAACGTTAGTATTATTCAGTGTTTTTCATTCAGTCAAGCCATCGAAAACCGGATAGCTCGGGAAAAAAAAGCCGTTTTTGAAAAACGAGAAACGGAAACAAGGCGACACGCCGATGGTCATAGAGACTTTGAAGCGGTAAGTATTTTTATCCTTAAACTGGTTTGTCTATATTTGTGCAGTGTACAGTTGCGCAAACAAGAAACAGATTTAGTTACATTATCTTTTGAACAGGTTTCAGTGGATAGGGGTTGGGGGGTAGAAACCACCAACATAAGAAACGTAAACGAATCGGATGATCCTATGCTGCAGCAAATGGAAATAATGCAAAATTACATTCAGCAAGCTAGGTACTATTGACAAACCTCCAAAactattttgaaaattataatttaaattttgtatGTAAATGTTcgtatttttttcctttaacttatatatatatattttttttttaacagacgTGCGAATCGCTACGACGATGTTGTCATATTAGAGGCAAATTTACGTGATCTTCAGGTTGAACATGAACGATTGCGATCCCAACCATCGTAACAAGAGTTTAAGTCGACATTCCATCATAGGATCAAATTTTGTTTGGTCAAATACTGCGTTTATTCATCCCAAAATGTGATATTCTTTATTGGAGAATACGATGAGTGTCTACGTAATAATCAACGCTGTAAACTTCATTTTTATAGTAAAagataaagtaaaaacttatgtcTTATTGGGGAATTTTAATATGCTTAGATTTGAATCGTTAGATTTGATATATAGTCTGAGAATAGCAAATATGCATTCCGAGTGAATATAGAAAAGTATTCGTTCTGCAATTAAAAATAGAACACAAAGCCCTCGATGAATTTGTTTGTCGGTCGTGTGTTGACGTTTAATCGTTGAGAATAACAGGTATACACGGTCAGTGATCTTTTCTCTTGTTTAAGCGTTTTGATGGGCCCCCAGCATTTTGAAACCAAAGAAATTTTACATATAGCATCCTGGTTGAATTTTAATCATTtgtgaagaagatgaaatatCTAAtatatatgaaaaagaaaatataaatagaATTATGTTATTGGCATATCTTTTGCTGCAAACACGGTGAGTCCAGCATTCCTTATTTGGTAACTTAAGGCCAAACGACGAATGCTAGAGCATTAGTTTTTCTGCACGTTGACGAAAGAGACCATGTGTCGCCGACTCGCCGTATGTGACGGATGCGCATCCGTAACCCGACTATTACGACAGAAAGAGCACATATCACCACTTTGGTTCATAGGAAAGAATACAAGTACAAGTGTTATTTAATATTTGTAATGTGAGCAGCTTAGAGGGGCCAACATTTTGGTTACCTAGTTCTTACGCCGAACtgtgaaagttttttctctgCATAAAATGACGTTCTGAAGAAAATAACTGAATTTCAAACTTTTCCGGTAACAACAACCAGTAACCACTCTACTATATAAATTAAAGATGATTGCCACCTTTTGTTTATAATTAAAGTTTACACATCTGCAAGTCGAGATGAACTTAAAATAGCTGCCTACATAAGGTGAACGATTGTCTTCATCATAGACTAAAAGGGCATAGTCCTATCAACGACATGAACCAGCCGGTAACAACAACGCCTATTAAATTAAAGATAAAAAGCACATTAATATGTCCTATTGGTAAATTGGTGAATATTTACAATATAATGTTTCAACTTGACATAACCACCACGACTGAAAAACCTTTCTTCATGTAGTGGTATGTCAGGATTGACTAGCATATTGCACGTTTTGGGCTTGCCAGAACATGCTCAAgctgtttttcgttttttttttttttcttttttacaacgtaaaaaaaaaatgagaatcagctgtattcattttttagttttactTTAAATTTTCGTACGAAACATTGTGCGCCGTTATCGCTAGGAGGATAAAGGGATAAAGTTTCGATGCAGACGATTGTTGGATCCTTTTTAGCCAAGTGAAAAGAAGTAATAACACATTGATCATGTCATACCTGATTATCactgaatgttttttcaaTCCGTTTGTATGTTAATTAAGAACAGCATTCCTGTAATTTACCCATTCCATTGATTTCCGCCATGGAGGTTTGAGTGTCGATTAAAGTGCGTAACTCATATTTGTGTCAAATTTCTCAACGGTAACGGGCCACGGTTCATCtaaatttgacaaaaatgtACGATTCACCTATAAGCTTGCAGAACGTCTGTGCAAATTACATCGGAGAAAATATCGAAGCCTTTTGCTGGGTGagaactaattttattacatttGAATGAATAGCAAATCAATCTTTCCTGAACTTCATTTGATTTCAGGCTGAAGGTGATGAGGAAGCAATAACACTTACATTCAAAAAAGGGCATGTCTATTTGCACACTACCTTGTCTGAGCAGCTCTTGAACATCTTGGGTCAAAAGAGAAAGATCAATGATGAAATATTATCCATATTCAATAGTAATAATACTAGGTTGGAAAAAGTTATCATGCCGAATGCCATGAATCTTACCTGTAGAGGTTTGAAAACCCTCAGACAGCATCATATAGTGGATTTAGAGGCAACACAGTTGAAAGTTACTATCAGTGATCTGATCAGCTCACTGAGTGATTGGACAATAGATAATTTACGAAGCTTGACCGTCAGTGACTGTACCTTTGTGGACAGTTCAAAAATGGCTGCTATGGTCTCGTTGTCCAGATTAAAGAACTTGAGAACTTTAAATGTGAGCTATACTGAATTTAACAATCATGGCCTTGAGATTATAGTTGAGGATTTGCGTCACTTGGAGTGTCTGGACCTAAGTGAAACTCGTGTTTCAGAAATATCACCATTGCGAAAGTGCCGTAATCGTTTGCGAGCGCTTGTTCTTCATAATCTGAAGATATCTGATGCCGCAATTCCAGTTATAATGGACCTACCTCGATTAAGGCACTTGGATGTGTCGAGGAACTCGAACTTTTCGTCGCGTTTCCAGCAACAAGTCTACGTCCTTCTTGATCACATCACACCACCCTTGTCACTCTCTATCAATGAGCTCCTTCTGGAACCGGGAGCACTATGCGAATTGGAGCACCTAGACATATCCGGATGCGACCGCGTGGAAATTGACGCATTAGCCCAATTTATTCAGTGTCATCGATCATTGACATTTCTTGGTCTGCTGGATTGCGAGGCCTGCTATGACAGTATGTTTGTGGAAAAAATTTGCCCGTATACCACGTCTTtgatggtaaaaaaaaaaaataatcggtACAACCTGATTAATAAAACAGGaggtttacttttttttccttgtcaGATCACTGGATCGGCCAATGAAGAGCAAATCTTAGAATCACTCATTCGCTACCCAAAGCGTGTGAGGTGCACCCAGAGGTCTCTCTATGAACTATTTTCTCTAACCCAACAATTTTGCGAACCGAGAGTAGATGTGATTGAGGTAAACGTTACTTTATATGGAAACTCATTAAGTCTATTGTGTTATTATTTTACCAAAgttttctttcatatttttttagttGGTATTGCGAGCAATGCGTCTTCATCCTGAAGAATTTCATATTCAAATGGCGGCTACTGCTTGTGTGTACAACTTAACCAAAGGTGACGTCGGCCAGAAAATTCATCCACACGTTCTTAAAGAAGTTGTTCATTTTACGTTAGCTGCCATGGAAAATTTTCCCAACCATTTGCAAGTAACTAATCTTATGAAACGAGTCGTACATTAGTCGAAACTAATGATTTTCTTGTTATTCGTCAAAAAGTTGCAAAAGAATACCCTTTTGACGTTATGCAGCGACAGAATTCTACAAGATGTCACATTCGACCGTTATCGCTGTGCGCGGTTGGTTCTAGATTGCTTATGCATCTTTGAAGATTCATCAATGGGTCGTATGAGCGTAGCGATATGCTCTATTCTGGCAGCGAAAATTTCTACTTCAGAAACCACAGTTCTTGGCTCAACGCCGAAATACATGCGCAAGTTGCTAAAGATGGTAAGAACAAAGATGGAATCGAATCAGGTTGATATCACCCTCAAGTTCACACTTTCAGCCTTGTGGAATCTCACCGGTAGGGATCTTATTAACTTTTTATTCAACGCCGTGGAATTTGAACCTTTAATATTTTTCaccgttagatgagtctcccgAAACATGTTCGATATTTTTACGAGAGGGAGGCTTGGAACTTTTTCTTGAAGTGCTCGAAGCTTTCCCTGGTGAGTCTACTGTCGAAACTAAGGTAATCTTTAGATCTTCCTCAATTTAGCGAAGTTCTtctaatttgttttaaaaataaataacaacaTAATCCAAATTATGATACGTTTAATTTGAACACAAAGATCCTCGGTTTGATTAATAATATCGCCGAAGTCAAGACGTTACGGCATCGTTTGATTGTGGATCCATTCCTAGTGGCTCTTCGTAGGCTTTTGCGCTCTCCGCTTATCGACGTTGCATATTTCGCAGCCGGCATCATAGCGCATTTGGCTTCCGGTGGGGTCGAATTTTGGACTTCGCGAGCTATTCCACGACATGTTATGCTTGAAGAATTGGTAAATAAGATTTTTATTAAactattttcctttttgctcTAATTTTTACCCTTTTAATGATGATGATCCAAAAACAGGGTATTGTAGTATTGGAATGGAGTAGTCCTGAAAGTGAAATGGTGGCTTACCGATCCTTTTCACCCTTCTTCCATTTGATTCTATGCTATGAAGCACCACAGGTTCAGCTCTGGGCCCTTTGGGCGATTCTACATGTCTGTAGCAAAAACGGTAATCtttatatatttaattttttaaacaaaacaagcaaGATTTCTCTATCTCTATTAAACAGGAAAGCGTTATTGTTTGATGTTGTATGAAGAGGAAGGAGATGAAATATTGAATACGATAGCTGCAAATTCTAACACATCAGAAGAAGTGCGTCAGTTTTGCATCTCAATAATGGATTTACTGAAAATGCAAGGTTTAGTTCGAAATGGGAAAAATGCTTCAAAACTGTCTATTGATGAGCCGAATAGCAAAATGTTAGAAAATGATATTCATTCATAAAAGATTTAAGAGTTAGGAGAGTAATATTTCAAGCATTACGACTTATGCTTATGGGGTTGGGAGTGTATAAAAACAACCCATTGAATTCCCATGGCCTATATTATTACAGAAGACTGAGCATCTTCTCCTTTTATTTGGCTAGTCAACTGTGATTTTGAAGATGTAGACCTTTACCAATGCTCTTgtgatttgttgttttgtattCTAGAAGTCATAGGCATCTTATCaggaaatgaaatacaaatatatgaaagtcgtaAATTTTGTTAGTGTCTTTTAAAGGTCTAAAATATAGGCTTTCCCATTTTCAACCCAGGAAAGGTGTCATCTTCCGACAACCTATTGCGTTAGATATCTGTATGCTTGCGGGTCGCACACTTAGCGAAGTTGGAAGTACGTCACCAGTCACGACGAATTGTGCCTTAGGCCTCGGGACGTCCGCAGTTTCATGGAAGCGCACAACACTCCTTTGCGACCTGCATACCTGGGAGCTTCTGCTATTCTTGCAGCCCTTTGACTTAATATGGACGTGGTAAAATATACGATCTGATGTACCTGACAACGTTCTCCTCTAGAACACGGTTTAAGCTTTACTATAGGCTTTGGAAGATCCAATCCAGAAGAACAGTGACGCTCACGATCGAAAGCTCACACCTTCCAAACCACAAGAGCACACAACAAGTTCCACAATCTGGCCTTAAATACCGTTGATTTAGCGTAGAAAATGCGTTGTTAATGCTTAATTAGCTCTTACCCCAagattttctttgatttgcaAAATTTTGCAATAGGTGGATCCTAATTATAACAAATCAACTACGTGGGAAACGGCTTAATAAAATGAGTAATGGAATATTTaattcaatttatacaaaacCATATTCATACAAATAAGATGTTCTATCTCTACTACTGGGTACGGACCATGATCCATCTTCCAGCGTATGCACAATGAATATCCGCAAAATACTgctaaaaaacaaagaaatgaaCCTAAACTGACGGACTGGATCACGAgccccaaaaaaaatgaaatgccgAATGCGCATACGTGGcgtaattttttaattttgcttatttatttttatattaaacatAAGTTTGTATTGTCTTCTCTTTATTGTCTTTATTCACTTGATTGCATAGTGAGATTTTAAtctgtttgaaaaatttaagttttccttCCTAAAACGCGGATTTTTCTCCAAGAACAAGAACCAACCAAGATGCAATGCTAAACTAAGCTCCCCCTTTACAGGCGGGGCTAGTGAAAATGAGCTCTGTTTGAGCTTTGAGCAGTCTCACGGAGAGGAAAAGACATATTTTGATTTAGCTTATCTCGTtcatttatttagttttaggttccttatttaaatttaaatggtAATCAATTCAATATTTGTTCTTTCACAGATGAGTAGTGATTATAGTTAATATTAGATTCACAACTATAAGCAGTGTCACGAATAAAGAATAGCTATTCGATTCACCGAAAATGTCGAAATTTGATCAAAGCTGGTCTTCGTATGCCAAAGTTTACGATCCTATCCAGGTAGGTAGTATTGATGGAACTCATACCGATCCACATGATAATGGAATTGTAAGAGCTTGCAATGCTTCTTACCATCCCAATCGCCTTCTTAAAAACAATCCTGAACGAACACTCTTTATTGGTAGGCTAGACAAAGATGTGATGGAAAAGGATTTGGAAAATGTGAGTATTAGCAGACTTATGTGATTTGATCctcacttttttattttgcattatcCATTGAATCTCCCTAGCTATTTTCCAAGTATGGCACACTTGAGAATGTAACTGTTGTAAGGGATATTGTTACTGGATTCTCAAAGAGATATGCATTTGTGGAATTCAGGAGTAGACGTGATTGCCACCTGGCTAGAAgtaaagaacaaaaaactattttaaaaggaaaagaaatactggttgaatttgaatttcaaaacacaCTCCCTGGATGGATTCCTCGAAGGCTTGGTATAGTACAACATACTTTGAAACCTAAATAATCCATTTGGATGACTAATAATTTTATTCCTTTCTTAGGTGGAGGCTTTGGTGGTAGAAAAGAGTCAGGTCAGTTACGATTTGGTTGTGTTGACAGGCCATGGAAAAGGCCGATCCAAGTTGTATCACATTCCAGTAGAATGCCCAAGTCCAACACCCAGCAGCGTAATGCTGAACTCGAGAGAGATCCGCTGCGTTTTCCACGCAGAATTTCAACTCATACTAAAGGTGGAAGGAAAGAGCATTCTTCGTTGGATATCAATAGAACGCGAAACGAGAAATCTTGTACACCGCCAAGAAACTTGAAGCGTCTTAGAAATTGAAATTACTCGTATTCTTCGTCTGTGTACGGGTATTTTGTATTATACGTATCTTTTTCATGTTGTCAAGCCTTTCCGCTAGGAAACATAtggcaaaatgaaaagtagATGAGATTCACGAGTAACATTTAATGTAATGTTGTGATTTTTACGACAGGAAAGA
Proteins encoded in this region:
- the LOC116922067 gene encoding U11/U12 small nuclear ribonucleoprotein 35 kDa protein, which encodes MSKFDQSWSSYAKVYDPIQVGSIDGTHTDPHDNGIVRACNASYHPNRLLKNNPERTLFIGRLDKDVMEKDLENLFSKYGTLENVTVVRDIVTGFSKRYAFVEFRSRRDCHLARSKEQKTILKGKEILVEFEFQNTLPGWIPRRLGGGFGGRKESGQLRFGCVDRPWKRPIQVVSHSSRMPKSNTQQRNAELERDPLRFPRRISTHTKGGRKEHSSLDINRTRNEKSCTPPRNLKRLRN
- the LOC116922054 gene encoding rabenosyn-5, giving the protein MATGLESHTGENASGIREGFICPICMEDFVTDDKLLLHFEEAHDTEEDKDVLQAFKDFLGKAKKILKSDNPFEILEKAHSKPSSQKKQEHIEWDPQDFGVIRSHWSDFRKFRSNRMDFYAAETNKLIIRLDKIVSCLPSEATKRREHEQSVVTWVNDEDVQLCPQCAKSFNILRRKHHCRVCGTVQCHQCSQFLLLSFARKLTNPSYVPALDDGKDKIPNPPKRLTHAAFNALKRTGSTTSLTSLIDTDTGEGHIRVCFYCKQLLERRELQMDSRSQNTVIAELYTELRKYMEKGMELMPVFLKMLESFSQGESTYNLKDAQDCRLKLLKIAEYVDGYSKKIQSLGIDDEKNPTTGTALSLQLKIRLSAVNFLKENLLGLPNLPTDEQLMTLQAERRQAIENRIAREKKAVFEKRETETRRHADGHRDFEAVSVDRGWGVETTNIRNVNESDDPMLQQMEIMQNYIQQARRANRYDDVVILEANLRDLQVEHERLRSQPS
- the LOC116922046 gene encoding protein zyg-11 homolog B, coding for MYDSPISLQNVCANYIGENIEAFCWAEGDEEAITLTFKKGHVYLHTTLSEQLLNILGQKRKINDEILSIFNSNNTRLEKVIMPNAMNLTCRGLKTLRQHHIVDLEATQLKVTISDLISSLSDWTIDNLRSLTVSDCTFVDSSKMAAMVSLSRLKNLRTLNVSYTEFNNHGLEIIVEDLRHLECLDLSETRVSEISPLRKCRNRLRALVLHNLKISDAAIPVIMDLPRLRHLDVSRNSNFSSRFQQQVYVLLDHITPPLSLSINELLLEPGALCELEHLDISGCDRVEIDALAQFIQCHRSLTFLGLLDCEACYDSMFVEKICPYTTSLMITGSANEEQILESLIRYPKRVRCTQRSLYELFSLTQQFCEPRVDVIELVLRAMRLHPEEFHIQMAATACVYNLTKGDVGQKIHPHVLKEVVHFTLAAMENFPNHLQLQKNTLLTLCSDRILQDVTFDRYRCARLVLDCLCIFEDSSMGRMSVAICSILAAKISTSETTVLGSTPKYMRKLLKMVRTKMESNQVDITLKFTLSALWNLTDESPETCSIFLREGGLELFLEVLEAFPGESTVETKILGLINNIAEVKTLRHRLIVDPFLVALRRLLRSPLIDVAYFAAGIIAHLASGGVEFWTSRAIPRHVMLEELGIVVLEWSSPESEMVAYRSFSPFFHLILCYEAPQVQLWALWAILHVCSKNGKRYCLMLYEEEGDEILNTIAANSNTSEEVRQFCISIMDLLKMQGLVRNGKNASKLSIDEPNSKMLENDIHS